One Ricinus communis isolate WT05 ecotype wild-type chromosome 7, ASM1957865v1, whole genome shotgun sequence genomic region harbors:
- the LOC8278090 gene encoding probable WRKY transcription factor 13, producing MAATSQSMLNQGLFEEQEIPSTQMGFFSLPQNMSFPQLGSCHQSLKGIFTIPHSLAVDAPSSTANLTEILLSSSSSTATKQRDDFTSNFGGPHLLSLQRSSANLWAWGDVNECLSNKRSSVEDDHHHHHHLGISTMKMKKIKARRKVREPRFCFKTMSDVDVLDDGYKWRKYGQKVVKNTLHPRSYYRCTQDNCRVKKRVERLAEDPRMVITTYEGRHAHSPSHDLEDSQAQSQLNNFFF from the exons atgGCAGCCACCTCTCAGTCCATGTTAAACCAAGGATTATTTGAGGAGCAAGAGATTCCTTCTACACAGAtgggtttcttttctttacctCAAAACATGTCCTTTCCTCAATTGGGTAGTTGCCATCAATCTCTTAAAGGCATATTCACTATACCTCATTCACTTGCAGTTGATGCACCCTCTTCTACTGCTAATCTCACCGAAATCCTACTctcttcatcatcatccacTGCTACGAAGCAAAGAGACGACTTTACTTCTAATTTTGGAGGACCCCATCTTCTTTCTCTGCAAAGATCTAGTGCAAATCTCTG GGCATGGGGAGACGTAAATGAATGTTTAAGCAACAAAAGAAGCAGCGTAGAAGACGatcatcaccatcaccatcatcTAGGGATTTCTacaatgaaaatgaaaaagataaaagcaaGGAGAAAGGTAAGGGAGCCTAGGTTTTGCTTCAAGACAATGAGCGATGTAGATGTGCTTGATGATGGTTACAAATGGAGGAAGTACGGACAGAAAGTGGTAAAGAACACACTTCATCCCAG GAGCTATTATCGCTGTACACAAGATAACTGCAGGGTAAAGAAACGAGTGGAGAGATTGGCAGAAGATCCAAGAATGGTGATAACAACGTATGAAGGGAGACATGCACATTCTCCATCACATGATCTCGAAGACTCCCAAGCTCAATCCCAGCttaacaatttctttttctag